In Scophthalmus maximus strain ysfricsl-2021 chromosome 16, ASM2237912v1, whole genome shotgun sequence, the following proteins share a genomic window:
- the sost gene encoding sclerostin — translation MQVSLALLVSSAALLLLQGCCAAVQGWKVLKNDATEILPEYRENSRRHQEATPPAAAGGGRNSSNGMNNRATGGGRNANAVTYSASELSCRELRSTRYITDGSCRSAKPVRELVCSGQCMPAHLMPNSIGRGKWWRSGGATDYRCIPAHSRTQRVQLRCPSGNTRTYKIRVVTSCKCKRFRPHHNQSEAKEVPKTQRNKKHGRLSQDRKKNNTPLLGNSY, via the exons ATGCAGGTGTCTCTggccctcctcgtctccagcgcggcgctcctgctgctccagggATGCTGCGCCGCCGTGCAGGGATGGAAGGTATTGAAGAACGACGCCACGGAGATTTTACCGGAGTACAGGGAGAACTCCCGGCGGCACCAGGAGGCGACGccgccggcggcggcgggcggcggcaGGAACAGCAGCAACGGCATGAACAACAGGGCGACGGGCGGCGGCAGGAACGCGAACGCGGTCACCTACA GTGCCTCGGAGCTGAGCTGCAGGGAGCTGCGTTCCACCCGTTACATCACCGACGGATCCTGCCGCAGTGCCAAACCCGTCCGGGAGCTGGTGTGCTCGGGCCAGTGCATGCCGGCACACCTCATGCCGAACTCCATCGGCCGCGGCAAGTGGTGGAGGAGCGGCGGCGCCACGGACTACCGCTGCATCCCGGCGCACTCCCGGACGCAGCGGGTCCAGCTGCGCTGTCCCAGCGGCAACACTCGGACTTACAAAATCCGCGTGGTCACCTCCTGCAAGTGCAAGCGCTTCCGGCCCCACCACAACCAGTCGGAGGCCAAGGAGGTCCCGAAGACGCAACGCAACAAGAAGCACGGCCGCTTGTCCCAGGACcggaaaaagaacaacacgCCGCTGTTGGGCAACTCGTACTGA